The Colius striatus isolate bColStr4 chromosome 8, bColStr4.1.hap1, whole genome shotgun sequence genome includes the window GTGCTGACGTGCTCGTTCCTGAAGCTGGACTATTCATACAGGTACCTGCTGGTGCAGCTCTTCTCTTTTAACAGGGAGAATATGAGCACAGTTCCCTCTTTGGCAGATGCTGCAGCTGTGTTTGGAGGAATGGCAGGAGCCAGTGCACTGACAGCAATGGGTGTGAGCCTCACACACCCACCATCATGTCCTGAGAACCATACTGCTGCTCAGGGTGGTTTCCTACCAGGTGAGTGTGATCCTTGCTGGCAGTGCCttctggggctgtgctgtgaaGCATAGAGCAGAGCtttgccacagcagctctgtgtgtgcttcCCCGGTGCTGAGGCCAGGCAGCTTTGCTGTGACACTGTGTTCTCTATCAGTGGTGGTCCCAGCTCTGAAAGGAGATGTTGCTGCGTTTCCAGGCTGATAatgcagagagcagctccacCTACTCAGACTTAAGCCTGGGATGTGATCAGTTATATCTGAAGAGGAGGCCTCCCAGTAAAACTGGTCACCAAAGGACGTTGTTTGCCAAAACGTGGAGCGGAACTGCGGGACGAGTAATGAATTCACGGCTCTTTCTCCAGTTGGAAAGGGTGGACCACAGAAGGTTAGTAGCTTTTCATACCCAGGGCTGTGTCTACACAAACACCAGGCTggcttggagctgctgcttcttcaaagTGCTGTTTTAGCTACACTAATCTACTGTAACTTCAGGAAGGCAAAATGCTTGTGGCCAGGTTTACCCCACTGATGCTTCCAATAGCAAACACAGGCTCGTGTCTTTTCTTCCTGGCTTGCTGCCAGCATTCAGATGGCTTCCCCCTCCTTTATTCAGACTGggtcattttttgttttgtcccaGTATTTTAAAGTTTGGCTACTGGATGCCTTTGCTTCAGATGAAGAACTGAAGCCAGCACCTCTTCATTGATTTATAAGCCAAACAGATTAGAACCAAACCAAGGTTCCTCAGTCTCTCCTCCATCCTTAATTCTCAGCTTGGGTTTCTCAGCCTACTGTGTACTGACCAAATGTGTGGTTTGAAGCATGATGAATTGGTTCAGAGATAACAAGTGTATGCTGGTGTGTAAGGTCAGCTTTGCATCATCATGTTATAATCTAAACCTTgtcttgcatttaaaaatcagCAATGTGAAAGGGAGCTCACCTGCCCTGCTCCTGAAGATGCAGCAAAGTCATGGTTTAATTGTGTATCAGGTGTCTCCTGCCTCAGAGCACTTCACAGTGGCACAGACAGTTGGCAAGAGAAGGCATCTTTGCAGTAGAGTTCCCTTTATTTCATAACATTAAAGCACACAACCATTAAATACACTTGACACTTCTATTGTGCTACCTAAACAGCTACGCTCCAGTGTCCACGTGGCACAGACCTGGTGGCATCCACTTTGGACAAGTGGAACATCTAAACCAAAGCAAAGGCTTCACATAAAAAATAGGTCTCACTCTCTGCAACCGTGTTCTTACAAAGAATGGTGGCGATGATGAGACTGAATGGAAAGAAAGTGGGTTTCCTGAAGCAACAATCACCTCCCAGATTCAATGCAGAGTGTTGTGTTTACCAGCTCATCTGCAGGTGGCACAAATGAAAGCTGATTAAGGCAAATGCTTCTTAAGAAAGGCCATTTCTTGTAAACAATGAGGAaagggtttgtttttccttcttcaccAGAAGCTCGCTCTTGGGAGTGACATTTGCTATGTCCCAGGCCCCTGGGTtcccctgcccctctccctgctgctgtctgcaggcTCCTGGGACACTGCCAGCTGTGGCTGGCTCTGAGGACAGCTGAGCTCTCTCTGcaggtggctgcagcagcaaaatgtGCCCCCTCAGGACTGTTGTGGCGAGCTGTCCGGGCTCCGTCGTGTGCTCGGCCTCTGGGCTTTGGTATGTGACTGGCAGTGTAGTGTTGGCAACGTTTTGTGGCTCCCCCATAACGAGCTACCCAGTGGCACAAGGATCCAGTACAAAAACAGTGAAGGTGTAGTACAAAAAAAGTACCTTGTTTGTAAAGCCAGATTAAGAAAAACTAAGCTACGCTTTCAtctgaagagctgctgtgcaCAAATGATCCCAAACTAATCGGTGTCTATTAATTAACTGGCACCTAATCAATAGCAACATAAGTCACTAAGCTgtggagtttttgttttgttcctttcaaGGGGAATTTCCTGGTGTAGAAGTGGAGCATCTTCTCATGTCCTGACTTGGAATTTCCCTGCTTTTGTAACGTATTTGACACCTTTAAAAGGCTTGTACTTCTCTCCATACATGTCTAGGCGATTCACTTTCAGCCCTGAAAGAGACAAAAGCAAGGGCAGAGTTGAAAGCAGAGTGCTAGGGCTCCTGCCAGTCCTGCTGTCCTTCCCCAAGGGCTGACCACTGTTGACTCAGCAAAGCAGGCCAGGAAGCAACAGGCCCAGAACCTCGTGCCCACCTAGAAAGGTGCTGCAtgtactgctgctgcttctcatctACTACCTGCagtcatcctcctcctctccaaatGCTCTCTCAGGGTCTTAATCTGCTTCTTTTGCAGCGCCTTTTACACACAGACAACTCCCAGGATGTAAATGTTGGCAGGCTGAGGCTGTGCTTGCTTTAAATCTACTTTTGCACTTACCTTATAGACCTTGTTCTGACTTGACCTGCAGGTTGTTTGGGAGATGAAAAACTAACCAGCTCCAGAGGGAAAGGATAAGAAGGGCATTCTTTAAAATTAATGGGGGTTGTTTTCACCACCAGAAGGGGCTTTAGTGGTACAAGGCTACAGCAAGTGAAGAGCAGCGTGCTAAATCATTGTCCATCACTCTTCACTAAAAGGATCGAATCACATGTTTCAGGCACAAGTCAACAATGAAAAATCCACTCTTCTGTGCACTCCTCACAGTCTTTGTGTAGCAAAACAATGGGGAACTGACAATTCCCAGCAAGGAAGTCTGCCAGACCTCTCACATTTTGGTAAATCACACTTCAGCCTTTTGGACCCAGCTGACTTCAGACCAGCATCTGAAGATTGTTTCCCACTTCACTTGGTGCTGCTGCTCGTTCCCTCAGTACCCATTTCATGGAGCAAGAAAAACCTCACTCACCTGAAATTGCCAGCTGCTGTATCTTAAACTGGATGTTTAAACTCGGGTTCTCCTCTGGCTTGGGGGCTCCAGACTGCAGGTTCACGATGCCCTTCAGGTTTGGTAGCTTTTGAGGGGTAATTTTGCCAACGTCCCACGTTAAAACCTTGTCAGAAAAGAGACAATCATAGCAGTAGCTTTCTGGGAAATGACCTGTGAGGTCAAGTTCATGTCAAGCTTTCATTTTGCAGGCTGGGTACAGCAAGTAGCCTGGTAGCCCAGAGAATTATCCCGTGGCTGGGCTCATGCAGCTGTGgtgtctttttcttccccagcagttATTTTGCCCCATCAGCATTCCTCACTTGGTTTGTGCCTGCAATACACCTTGTTCTCTTAGTGATAGTGATGGTCGCTGTcctcagcctgggtcagctacATCCACAGAGCAAAGAGAGTAACCAGCACAAAGACTGTGACAACTTCAACAGGAGCATGAGGGGGACAGGAGCAGAGCACAAAGCAAAAGGGGACACTGGACCTGCAGTAACTTTGCTGGGGGTCACTTGTTTCCCACTGAATAAACTGAAAATGACCAGAAGCTGAACATTGTTGACAAATGCAGAAAAACCTCAGCTCCCCTTCACTTCTACAGTCTTTGGCCTTTACAATCCACCAAATGGATAAAAGCTGAGCACAGTTTATTTCTGCTGAGAGGAAAGGAGACTTccagtggtttgggttttgttttcagaagatcAAGGTCTGttctttttgaaacaaaatgttacTTGGAGAGTTTTCACTTCTTTCACAAATCAATTGCTGCCTGTGGTGTTCCAAGGGCAGCAAAAAGCTCAGAGCAGGGAGTTAGTGCCAGCACAATGGTTCTGTTCAGGCTGCATTTCAGCACTGAAAAGCTTCAGGAGATTCAGGTCTCAAATCCCAACTCAGAGGCGAGAAAGCAAGACTCCCCAGACAAAGTTTTTCAgactctttgctttccttcctccatGACTTCAGGCATAACCTTTTagaagctttcttttccttacctGCTCCCTGTTTTCCTGGCTGCTACTGTCAAGTGTACTGCACTTTCTCCAGATGTGTTTTAAAGAACAGAACATGCCACAGCTGAAATCACCAGTGAAATGCTGCTGCATCCACCAAAGAAAACTACTGGGGAGGGTGAAAGAGCAGAGgatgagagaggaaggaaagggaaaggagatggATTAAACCAGAAATCACACCTGGTGTGTATCTAGGCTTGAAGAAGTACATGTTTAAGAGAAGTTTTTAATTCATGAACATGCTGAAGGGGAAGTTTTCTGCTCAGTGTGGAAGGACTTGTGCTGTCATCAGCTCAGGTATTTATGTGAGTAAAAAGCAAAGACTTACTTTTGTAACCGGGTCAAACGTGTAGCTGCCCTGGGTAGCGGTGAGGTTCATGTTCAGCACAGCCTTTGGCATGTGAACTGTCATGACAACTCCTTCTACTGTTTTCCCCATGTTCTGTTTTGGTCCAATGGTAACATCAAATCTTCCTGAAGAACTGTTTTCCTTAAAGCTGATCATGTGTTTCACGTACACAGGAATCGCCACCAAGCTGGAAAgagaagacagcagctgaatgcAGCCTGGCTGTGTCTTTCCTCAGGGAAATAAAGCTCTTCCTCATAAATAGCTCTTGTGTTTCTGGTAGGTATTCAAGTTAGAACCAGCTTGTTTCTAAAGTGAAAAGTGACACTCAGCTCTTCAACATGACTGCTGAAGTGATTTTATTAGCAGAGAATCACAGGGGAGAATAAAAAAGCTCTTCTTCCCCTTGTCCCAATCTCAGTCCCTCCATCTGCCCATTTGTTATATAAGTAATCTCCCTGAGCCAACTCTCAAACAGCCACCAGTCAAATCTGACTTGGTTTGCAAACCTCTGCAGTTTAGACTCTGCAGCTTGATTCTTTTCATGAAGGTCAGAGccctctgtgtgtgcagaggcTCTGCCAcaaagcagccagcagcaacAATGACCAGGACTGAACAGCCCTGTGGCACTGTCACGTGTGCTCTGTCCCACTGGGAAATGGTTGCTGAGTATCAGCAGCTCACTGACAAAACCCTGGTTCCTTGTTTTAGGGAGGTGGGAGCAACAGAGGAGCCCAAAACCCGAGATGTTCTAGCAACAAGGCAACGCCCCGCaatgtgaggaggaggaagcccCAGTTGCTGAGCCAGGGGGGCTGAGTGGCCACGTACTTCTGTGAGCTGACGCGGTAGGAGATGAGCCTGAAGTTGCCGTCGGGGGGAATGAAGGAAAGGACTCGCTCGGCCTCCCAGCGCTTGAAGCGGATGCAGGGGTGGAAGCTGACGTCGTCCAGCAGCCGCGGGTTCTGCAAGCAGCGGTAAGGCACGTCagggagcagctccctgcccaacccCACAGCACTCCTGCTGCTTAGGCCCAGCCTGTGACATACACTGATGTTTGTGGTGTGACCTGGCACAGCAGTTCCTGTGAGTGTATTTCTAAAGGCACTGTGACTGCTTCCCCAGTGCGACATAAAAGTGATATTGTGAAGGAGCGATTCTGCTCTTCAAATCGTTCCACTCTGCCCATTGAGAAATCCAGAGCAGTTAAACGTGCCAAAGACGTGCCAAACTTACcataaaagacagagaaagatcTGGCATTCCTGAGAGCTTAATACAGGAGTCAATAACGCCTTGGATTTCTGCAAAGACTGTGGAACCTGGGcagggggggaaagaaaggcaCTTGACTTAACATTGCTGTTAAGGGCCTAACAAACATTGTGAAGTGCAGCTAGAGGGCACAGATGACATTACACAACACTGGTGAACATGCCAGGCACAGATAGGAAAGGTCATTCCAGTTACCTGTGGCCTGGGCAGCTTGCTAAAACACATTAGCCAGAGCAAACAGCTTGTCCTAAATCAGCTAACGCTCCTTGTGCCAGCTGTTGCACAGGACTTGTACTGGATGTACTTGCACTGGCTGCCAGCAGTGAGCAAAGAAGAGTTTCAGAATATGTCAGCTCTGAACCTTCCTCCCTTTGATCCCTGGCCCCTGAAAACCAGCAAGTTTTCAGGGTGCTGAAAGGGAAGCTGAAGCACATCAAAGCTAAGTGTGTGCTACAAAGTTCCAGCTGACCTTGGCTTTCGTAAGCGTGGCTTGTCTAGCAGTGGCATTACTTATTGATCTCAATGACAAATAAATCCATGGCAAAAAGCCCCAATCCCAAAGCAAGAATAACCAAGCACCTTACTCTGGAAAGGCTCCTTTCCTTCAGTGCTCTATACTGACAGAAAGGCAcgagcaggactctgcactaAGTAGCCCTACAAGCAAAGGTTCTTTTCAAAGATATGCAGAAACTATTGCTGAGCTGGTCAAGGAGAAACTGTGGGTTAATACTTTTCCTGAAGAGAAGGGGTTTTCTTTCAGGTGAAAGCTCTTCACCATATCCCTGTGAAACAAGAGAACATCCCTATTCTAAGGGAGCAACCTTATCTAGCACTAGTGAAGGTTAGGCACGTTCTTGCATTGCTAGTCCCTAAGGgatcagggcagagcagagtaGCCATGACTTCTGCAGTGGACCCTCACTGCTATCAGAAGGAAGCTAATGAAAACTGTTGCCTGGCTCATTTGAGGGCCCCCAGTAAACTGCTGGCAGGAGCAATGGCAAAAGAATTCTCATCACGTTTCAAACTTCAActattctttttccctttccctctctgaaGAAATAACCCATATACAAACAGAAAGCACTTAAGTACAGAACACTTCTTGTGGCTGTCCCTGAAGCAGCCTCCAGCATAGGCCTGTTTTAAGGTAACCTGAAGAAACACACTTGGGCACATCACTTTCAATGGTGCTCTTTCTCTTGGGGGTGTAGACTCAATGTACATAAACCATGCAAAGAAGCAGTTGGGCTGTCTTCTGTCTGAACCCTGGCAGCTGCATGCAAACACATTCAACAAACAAAGCCCAGCTGGTGTGGCATCTTACCTGATTTGTCTATAATTGCATCAATTTCTTCCACCACATCAAAATAGGCTTCGTTGTTGGTGTATTTTACCCCCGCTCTGCGCCAGGGAATGTTGGACAACTGGCCAGTAGGAAGTGTGTCACCCACATTGCTGCTGCCTTAAAGATGGAAAGGAACTCAAAATTAGTAATTAATGACAAGAGGAGTGTTTCAGCTGCCAAAACAAAGAATCAGAGCGAGGTTTGCCCCTGAGAACTGCAGGCTAGCACCCAGGACGCCGCAGTTTCCTTTGTCAGGTGACATCAATTGCACtttcagcacagggctgtgcttAGGGTTGTCAGACTACATTTTGCACACCAAAACACAAGGCTCAAGTcagcaggaggctgctgtgggGGCAGATCCTGCAAAGGATTTCACTGCTGCAATTTGAGGCGCTACAGCTCCGTGTGAGGGCCTTAAACCCGCGTCCCCCCAAGAGTTTGTTAGCTGCCTGCCTCCAGGGCTGATGCACTGCTATGAGCTGGTACAGAGACCTGGAAGAAGCCTTAGAGAGGGCTCCCATCCCCTTTGCTTGGGGGCTGTTAGGCTGAGGCTCTCACCCCTGCTGCTCATCTGAGCTACCTCGCAGCACCACGGCAGCCACGTTGACACCCGACCACGGGCCGAATCCGTCCAGGTCCCGGCCCACAGACCTGGCTTGACCTGTCTCATCGTGATGGACAGTCCTGGCAATCCCAGAGCTGCAATAACCCTGTTATCATCTGATCCCTATCCTGACCCTGACCTGTTGACTCAACTTCTGGGCTCACTCACGGTGATGCCACTGCCTCTGCCGGCCTAGTCACCCTCAGCTCTTGGTTCTTGATACTAGTGTGAGAAAAGGGCCTCCTGAGCTTACTGAGTTATAAAGCAAATGTTGATGCTttaaaaaggaaggggaaaaaaatcactccaGGGGCTTAGTTGATTGAACTGGAAATCTCAGTGTAGGGGAAATAACTCCCTCTGCTCTACACAGCCTGGTGGTGGGTGGGCCGGGGAACGAGCTGCAACCCTTCCCTCAGGTCAGGGCAGAGCCCACAGGCTGCTGAGCTGTTGGCAGGGACAAGACACAggctgccatgggcaggggctTTAGGCTCCTGGGGAATTCTAAGAAGGCTTTGGATGAAACAAGAGGATTTGGTGCTGCAATCCTTGGCTTCAGGAGTCTTAATTCCACTTACAGTAGTGCATCTAGTCCATTAATGTCATAGctattttttttgtaactaCTGCCACCAAAAAGCACATTTCACACACCCCAAAAACCCAGAAATTAAACCAGATGGGATTTCCACTCAAAGATTAACCCACATGTGCCACCTCCAAGACTGGCTCCTTGGAGCACTGCCTGTGTGTGGCCCTGCAGCCCACCTACTGCCCTTCTCCCGAGGCAAGGCCCAGAACATCTCACATATCTCTGCCCCCATGTGACACCTCACTTGTCCCTCCTCTGCATCCGACTGCCAGACAAGCAGattccagcagctcagctgacaGACAGCTGGCTCTGTCAGTGCAAGACATACCCACTTACAACAGCCTGCAACCAGCTCCAAACCTGACAGATGCTGATGGTGACGggggcaggcaggaggctgaggaCAGGAGGCCGAGGCCAGGCTATTTGCTTCCCTTCATGTTCTCCCTTCCCAGCCAGCAAAGTCTATGAGATACCTGTTATAAACCTTTCCACAATGATGTCTCATAAAATGTATAACCTTCTCCAGTACTCCTCAGTTACTCAAGGCTGAGGGCCAGCTGTGTACCAGTCCCCTGTCCGCAGCCACTCACCGCTGGCAAGTGCTTCTTTCGTACCTGTGATGGAGTTGACGACAGAGCGCAGAATCGTGGGAGGCTTAATCAGCTCCTTCAGTATGTTGGATTCTGTTGCCAGTGGAAAGCCATTGTCTAACATTTCTTCTAGCAGTTCATACACAATAACTACATTGTCCTTAATTGCAGTCTCGGAACATTCGCCGAAGTAATCCTACACAAATGAGAGATTACAAAGGGCAGGATTTCTAATGCCTGTTAGAACGCTTTGCAAAGGTTTGTTTCTTACAGAAACCCTTCAATCTATCCAGGAATTTCAGTGCCTAAACTGGTAACCTGCTTCTATACTCTGATGGCATCATATGTTAGGGTTACATTTCCATCTGCATGGAAATACAGGCAGGGTGAACAGTGACATTGCCGTAATGTGGTTTACTGCTACGTATGTCCCAAAGGTTCTTCCACTTGGGAACGTGAACACATCTTCAGTTAAAACACTCTTGTATCTTTTGGCAATGTTCCATCTTCACAGAGGCTCCTTGATTTACAGCATCTGTGAAACAGGTTGAAAACTGATTCCTGTTTGGCAGCTCTTTCACTACAGAGTGTTTCGCGACTGCACGCTCCTCCTTTTCATCTACATATCATGAGCGGTACGAAAGCTTACAGGCAACAGACAGCACACACAAAGTGGGATTTGCCTTTTAGTGCACGTGCACTGGCAACTATAAATCAAAGGGATCCACAAACTagtccttcttttccttcatactCCATAAaccagtgcttgatttaaaactTGCCAAGGGGAGAGTCACCTACAGGGGGGTTTGTTGTCTTTAACAAAGGGGTTTAAGCAGAAGTTCCCTTGGCATTACATCAGGCTTAAAATGACTGAACGGTGACAGACCTGGAAGGTGTCTGCTACTCGGTGCAGAAACTCAATGACAAAGAGCGGTGGCACCTCTGTCTGTATGACAGACACAAAGAAGATTTTATCCCGGTAGATGCTGATGAGGTAGTGATGTGGCGTGGAGATGACAGGAGGCACATTCTCAACATCGATTGCTTTCTCCTGAGCTTCAAAGAAATAATCACACACAGACTGGCTCACAACGCTCTTCCAGTGCTTCTCCAAGAATATATCCCCAGAGCAGTTTATGAGAAACAGGCTGTGGATCATTTTCTGTTGGAAACACATTCAGAGAAGTCAGAATAAACAAGAAAGCGACAGTTTGACACGACTTCATCTCCCAGGTTCCCTTTCTTACAGCATTCTTATCAAGGAGCCTTGACACAATTGCTGTAATCCACTTCAACTAAACGTGTTGTGAATGTAGCCAGCGCTGAACATTAAACCCCTCCAAAATCTCCCGGATAGCCCCACAACAGTGGCAACTATAATCAACCACTCAATGTCAGTATTGTTCCACAGCAAGGCAGCCCAAACATATGAAGGTGATCAGCTACAAAGCTTAGAAGGGTTCTCTGTACATTTTAATATGGATACAATAGCACATCTGTTGAGAAATGCAAGACCCAGTTCCTAGGAAATGCACCCAGAGCTGCGCAGGGGAGTTTCGGCACAAGCAGCACCGGGGAGACTCCGTTTGCAGGGGACTGGATCCACTCTGACCCGTGGCTAGGAGGACAGGGATCACAGGATTTCCCAGGACACACAGTCCTTCTGCTTCTAGTGTAGGACAGTTCCCTCCAAAACCCTTCAAATaccccttttctccttcccaaGTTTTAGCAGTACACTAACTTGCTGCTAATTTGAAGTGCTCTGGAAAACCAAAGCTCTGTCCTTGCACATTACAGTAGAGAGCAGGCAGACCCAGGGGCACGAGCCCTGCCTGTCAGTTGATGGGCAGCTCGGTTTGTGCCCTTCCCAGGGCCAGCTGTGCTGAAGAAGCTCTCACAGCAGCGGGGACTTCAGTCTGTTATATGTAACACTAAGGAATTTGATTCATCCCACACACTGTCAAGCAACTGGCAGCAGCCCTTTTCATGCTGGATATCTTACAACTGGTACTACTGCAGAAATCTCTGGTGTAAGCTATTGTTTAGCAGAAATTACTTCACAGTGCTCCCAATACTGAAGATTTCTCTGCTACTCTTGTTTTTGAGTGACAGGCTTCACTTGGGACACACAGACATCCCTGAATTCATTTCTCAGCACCCCACCTTCTTTTATAAAATGCTGAACACGTGAAATCAATCTAGTAACAGTGAGATTCCTCACACCAGCAGGCCAAGTTAATACTCATGGCCAAACAGCAAAGCATGGTAAGAGCTGCAGCACTTAGAGGGTGAAGGTCTGGAATGGAAGTGCACAAACTtaaacaagcagcagcaaaagcagcacaTGGCCCAGCACAGGCTTTCCAGCTTCTCACAGACCTCCCAACGTGGCTGTGACACACGGAACTCCACAGAGTTCTGTGCACTCGCTTCCATCCAACCGCAGTTTGAAGCCCTCACGGAAGAACTGGGTATTCAAACCAGGGCGCCTGCAACGCCGTGCCCGAGGCTGTATCTTTGCTTTTCACTAAATCTGGATTCTGCaatgtttgtttctctctcttggcACAGGAACATCTGGACTGAAGTCACAGCAGGCTCACAAGACAAAAGTGGAGCTCATTGGTAAGAGGAAGAGGCTGTGAGCAGGGGAGAAAGACTGATTGCACGTGCTTGTCCTTAGCTACAGTTAAGTACTCTAAAATGTAATTAATGCAGAAATACTGTTGCCAGCTGCTTTTCCCTAACACTGAGCACAGTAGCAGACAAAGCTCTGGAAACCAGAGGTGAGGAGTATATCCCTGACCTCTGCGATGCCCGTTAGAGCTGGTAGTGACGACTGAAACAGCTCCAAACGGGACCATCCCTGGCACGGCATCCCACAGGTTCCAGGCTCCCTGCAcgtggcagagctgctctggagaGAGGGAGGATTAGGGACTGTCTGAGCTTCTGTTACGGATCTGAGGCAAGTGAATGGAAAGTAATCAAATGCTTAAAGGAATCTGGAGAAACAAGTAAGTGAAGACAGACAGTTCCATTTGTATTTAAAGGCAGTATTTCTGTCCCAACCAGCTGGTCGGTAGTGTAGCTCTTTCCTGTACATTCCAGATGTGTCACAAATCTGCCACAGATGTGGCAAGACTGGACAACCTTTGCTCCCCAACCCCACTCACTGCCTCCTACGGCAGAAAACCTAATGAAGTCCAATGAAATACTCAAATGACTTTTTCAGGACAGGCAGCATGGCACCTCCAGGCACGTGTACCATTGGCTGGACCAACCTGACACATCATTACATGCTGTGACGCAAACTGACCTACCTGCAAGTCTCTTACTACCATGTGAACAGTTTTTGTAAGGCTCTTATTGTCAGCatctctcactgctgctgctcgaGTGTCGTTACTCTTTTCACTGAGAAGATGCCCACACCTTCAGTATCTGCACATTCAAGGAAAAACACTTTTGCAGCCCttctgtctccttctctggagacattccaaagcCAGCTgtatgagctcctgtgtgacctactctaggtggtcctgctctggcaggggggttgcactggatgagctttcgaggtcctttccagcccctgagattctgtgagcCCTTCTTCGGAACTGCCTGGCTTTCCTCTCTCTCAGTCAAGCAAAACTCCCACAATCAAACCAACTCTTAACAGCACAAACCACTTGTGTCTCTACAACTACACAGATGCATATTTTATCAGCAAGATCATCCCTCTTAAAGACGAAACACTCTGCTTCCCACAGGCTCAGTATACATTTATTTATCTTTACTCTCATTTAAAACAGTGCTGGGGACTTTCTggaattctttttaaaaggaatgaGTCCTTTGGGACTACTCTGAAGTTGTCTTGAACTAGTGTTTGGTATCCATAACAAAATTTGCAGCTTCCTCCTTGCTTTCACCAATAACAATCCCAGCCTGCAAGAATTTGTGCAGCGTTTCCTTTACTGACTGATGAGCTTCCCAATAACACATTTGCATGGCTCCTCTGTTCAATTTGGTCCCAGTATAAACCTTGTAATTGCTGGCAAGATAGTTCCATCTCTTGCCAACAGAACACTATTAGAAGCTCAACAATTGCAGTTCCCTCTGGGACCTGCGAGAACAGAAAAGCTTCGCTGTAAAAGCTGACAAAAAGCAAGTTTcttggggaaggaagaagagccCCTCCTAGTTACAAAGGAATTGTTAAAACTCCATTTTGACGTGGAGATAGAACATCTGTAACACAGTTTACATCTGAATCAGCCGCTCTGGGGTCACTGGGGGACCACACTCAGGAAATTCCCTCTCTGAAAGCGGTACTGAATAGATGGAGAGGCCCAAAGGGACACGGGCAAGGCGAGTATCCCGTCACTGTCCTGGCACGCGTTTACCGCCGGTGCCTTCGTCTGGAACACGCTGGTAACTGGGCTGACACTCCAGCCAGAGCAGGGAGACCTCTGGGCAGCCAAGGCAGTGGGGTTTGATCACAGGACATAAAAGCCTTGTGTCAGTATTTCTCTGGGAGGATGTTTTCCACGGTGTTCTCTTAATGCACTGCTCCAGCGGGGTCTGACGGGCAGGCTGCTCTCTTCACAGGCTCTATTTTAAGAGGCACTCAAGGTTCCAGAGAGGACAAGCAGAGTGCCAAAGGGCCATGCACTACTTAAACAGCAGATCAGAGCCAACAAGTATTGCTGGAACTGCTGTAAATGAGAGCTCTTACTACGGTGTCTGCACTCCCTCACGGTTAGTACAAATGCAGAGAGTAGGAAGGAGGCACGGGACCATTTTTACCTCCCTTCTCTTCCACCCTATGTGAACAACATCAGGCTCCCCAATAACAAGTCTTAAAGAATCTTCTAAGGAGTTCCTGTTTGAAAAGCAAC containing:
- the AP3M1 gene encoding AP-3 complex subunit mu-1 isoform X3, whose amino-acid sequence is MIHSLFLINCSGDIFLEKHWKSVVSQSVCDYFFEAQEKAIDVENVPPVISTPHHYLISIYRDKIFFVSVIQTEVPPLFVIEFLHRVADTFQDYFGECSETAIKDNVVIVYELLEEMLDNGFPLATESNILKELIKPPTILRSVVNSITGSSNVGDTLPTGQLSNIPWRRAGVKYTNNEAYFDVVEEIDAIIDKSGSTVFAEIQGVIDSCIKLSGMPDLSLSFMNPRLLDDVSFHPCIRFKRWEAERVLSFIPPDGNFRLISYRVSSQNLVAIPVYVKHMISFKENSSSGRFDVTIGPKQNMGKTVEGVVMTVHMPKAVLNMNLTATQGSYTFDPVTKVLTWDVGKITPQKLPNLKGIVNLQSGAPKPEENPSLNIQFKIQQLAISGLKVNRLDMYGEKYKPFKGVKYVTKAGKFQVRT
- the AP3M1 gene encoding AP-3 complex subunit mu-1 isoform X1 codes for the protein MEASAQNSVEFRVSQPRWEKMIHSLFLINCSGDIFLEKHWKSVVSQSVCDYFFEAQEKAIDVENVPPVISTPHHYLISIYRDKIFFVSVIQTEVPPLFVIEFLHRVADTFQDYFGECSETAIKDNVVIVYELLEEMLDNGFPLATESNILKELIKPPTILRSVVNSITGSSNVGDTLPTGQLSNIPWRRAGVKYTNNEAYFDVVEEIDAIIDKSGSTVFAEIQGVIDSCIKLSGMPDLSLSFMNPRLLDDVSFHPCIRFKRWEAERVLSFIPPDGNFRLISYRVSSQNLVAIPVYVKHMISFKENSSSGRFDVTIGPKQNMGKTVEGVVMTVHMPKAVLNMNLTATQGSYTFDPVTKVLTWDVGKITPQKLPNLKGIVNLQSGAPKPEENPSLNIQFKIQQLAISGLKVNRLDMYGEKYKPFKGVKYVTKAGKFQVRT
- the AP3M1 gene encoding AP-3 complex subunit mu-1 isoform X2, whose amino-acid sequence is MSLLARSAPHGKMIHSLFLINCSGDIFLEKHWKSVVSQSVCDYFFEAQEKAIDVENVPPVISTPHHYLISIYRDKIFFVSVIQTEVPPLFVIEFLHRVADTFQDYFGECSETAIKDNVVIVYELLEEMLDNGFPLATESNILKELIKPPTILRSVVNSITGSSNVGDTLPTGQLSNIPWRRAGVKYTNNEAYFDVVEEIDAIIDKSGSTVFAEIQGVIDSCIKLSGMPDLSLSFMNPRLLDDVSFHPCIRFKRWEAERVLSFIPPDGNFRLISYRVSSQNLVAIPVYVKHMISFKENSSSGRFDVTIGPKQNMGKTVEGVVMTVHMPKAVLNMNLTATQGSYTFDPVTKVLTWDVGKITPQKLPNLKGIVNLQSGAPKPEENPSLNIQFKIQQLAISGLKVNRLDMYGEKYKPFKGVKYVTKAGKFQVRT